The genome window TTGCCCAGCGCCGCCTCGGGAATTTTTGCCGCATTGATGATTGGCTTTGGTCGGGCGGTAGGAGAAACCATGATTGTATTGATGGCCACCGGCAATACGCCGGTGACCGAAGGCGGCCTGTTTCACGGCGTGCGTGCGCTTTCCGCCAATATTGCCGTTGAGATGCCGGAAGCGGCGGCAGGCAGCGCGCATTATCGCATCCTGTTTCTCAGTGCGCTGGTGCTGCTGGTGTTTACGCTGATTTTGAATACGCTGGCGGAAGTGGTGCGGCAGCGCTTGCGTCGTCGTTATGGTCAACATGAGGGGCAGGGATGAGCGCGCTAACGCAAAACGATCGCTGGCGCTGGCTGACGGCAGGCGCGGTAACCTTTAGCCTGCTGGCGTTTCTGCTGTTGTTACTGCTGCTGGCCTGGCAGGGGCTGCGCCATTTTTGGCCGCAGCCGGTTACACTGTTTACGCTGGCCCAGCCCGCCGCCGGAGAGGCGCAGCTGTTGGGCGAAGTGGTGAGCACCCAGCGCCTGTCGCGTCAGCAGCTGATTGATGCCGGTCTGCCGCAGGCGCAGCAGTTGCCGGAGCAGGTCACGCGCTACTTAATTAAAACCGGCAACCGCGACGTCTCCGCCTCTGATTTCCGCACGCTGCTGGAAAGTGATATTCAGCGCCGCGAACAACCGCCGGAGGTGCTGATGCTACAGCGGCGCGTGGGCGGCGATGCGCTGGGCTGGTTTGCCGGTCTGTATGAGAATCAGCAGCCGCTTACGGCGCAGAATATGCAACGCGCCCTGCAGGAGCGCCTGCAGCAAACGCATCAGTTGCTGGAGCAGGCCGAGCGCATCCGCCGTCATGAAATGTCGCATATCACGGCGCAGCTTGAGGCGCTTGAAATCGAAGCGTTAGAGCTGAAGGCCAGCGGCAATGATAATGAGCAGAAAAGATCGATGCTGATGGCGAATCGTGCAGAACTGCAGCGGCAGTTTGTCGGGCAGGCAGAGCGGCGTGCTTCACTGTTACAGGAGAGTGCACGTAATACGCTGATGCTGCGTGATGCGAACGGCCAGCTGCACCGCATTCCCCTGGCACAAATCCGCGACGCCTGGTATCCCAACGCCATGACGCTTGTTCAAAAATGGCAACACTTTTTGCAGCAGCTGTGGCATTTCGTTGCCGTTTCGTCGGATGATTCCCCGGGCGAGGGCAGCGCTTTCCCGGCTATTTTCGGCACTGTGCTGATGGTGTTGTTGATGTCGGTAGTGGTGATGCCGCTGGGGGTAGTGGCCGCCGTCTGGCTGCATGAGTATGCTGATCGGCATGCGTTAACCCGGCTGGTGCGTATTGCGGTGGTTAACCTGGCGGGCGTACCGTCGATTGTTTATGGCGTGTTTGGTCTTGGGTTTTACGTCTGGCTGATTGGCGGCACGATTGATCAGCTTTTTTACGCGACATCACTGCCTAATCCCACCTTTGGTACGCCGGGTCTGCTGTGGGCGTCGCTAACGCTGGCATTGTTGACCTTGCCGGTGGTGATTGTTGCGACCGAAGAGGGACTGTCGCGCATTCCTGCCAGCCTGCGGCACGGCTCGCTGGCGCTGGGCGCGACCCGCGCGGAAACACTGTGGCACGTCACCCTGCCGCTGGCGCTACCCGCCATGCTGACCGGATTGATTCTTGCCGTGGCGCGCGCGGCGGGCGAAACGGCACCGCTGATGCTGGTGGGCGTGGTGAAAATGGCCCCGGAACTGCCGGTAGACGGCGTTTTTCCTTACCTGCATCTTGATCGTAAGTTTATGCATTTGGGCTTTCAGATTTACGATCTGGCATTTCAAAGCCCCAACGCCGAGGCCGATCGTCCGTTGGTATACGCCACAGCGCTGCTGCTGGTAACCATTATTCTTGGCTTAAATCTTACGGCGATGGCCTTACGCCATCGCCTGCGTGAGCGTTATCGCTCGCTGGTGCAATAACGGTGAGGACCATGACCGCTGAAATCGACACTGCGCTAACCATCAATAATCTTTCCCTGTGGTATGGCGACAAACAGGCGCTGGATACCGTTAGCCTGCAGATCCCGAAAAATCGCATTACCGCTCTTATTGGCCCCTCTGGCTGTGGTAAATCCACGCTGCTGCGCTGCCTTAACCGCATGAACGATGTGATTGATAACTG of Pantoea alhagi contains these proteins:
- the pstA gene encoding phosphate ABC transporter permease PstA encodes the protein MSALTQNDRWRWLTAGAVTFSLLAFLLLLLLLAWQGLRHFWPQPVTLFTLAQPAAGEAQLLGEVVSTQRLSRQQLIDAGLPQAQQLPEQVTRYLIKTGNRDVSASDFRTLLESDIQRREQPPEVLMLQRRVGGDALGWFAGLYENQQPLTAQNMQRALQERLQQTHQLLEQAERIRRHEMSHITAQLEALEIEALELKASGNDNEQKRSMLMANRAELQRQFVGQAERRASLLQESARNTLMLRDANGQLHRIPLAQIRDAWYPNAMTLVQKWQHFLQQLWHFVAVSSDDSPGEGSAFPAIFGTVLMVLLMSVVVMPLGVVAAVWLHEYADRHALTRLVRIAVVNLAGVPSIVYGVFGLGFYVWLIGGTIDQLFYATSLPNPTFGTPGLLWASLTLALLTLPVVIVATEEGLSRIPASLRHGSLALGATRAETLWHVTLPLALPAMLTGLILAVARAAGETAPLMLVGVVKMAPELPVDGVFPYLHLDRKFMHLGFQIYDLAFQSPNAEADRPLVYATALLLVTIILGLNLTAMALRHRLRERYRSLVQ